A DNA window from Carassius gibelio isolate Cgi1373 ecotype wild population from Czech Republic chromosome A8, carGib1.2-hapl.c, whole genome shotgun sequence contains the following coding sequences:
- the LOC128018526 gene encoding small nuclear ribonucleoprotein Sm D3-like produces the protein MSIGVPIKVLHEAEGHIVTCETTSGEVYRGKLIEAEDNMNCQMANITVTYRDGRVSQLELVYIRGSKIRFLILPDMLKNAPMLKSMKNKNQAAGAGRGKAAILKAQVAARGRGRGGGPGRGNVFQKRR, from the exons ATGTCCATCGGTGTGCCCATCAAAGTCCTTCATGAAGCAGAGGGACACATCGTCACCTGTGAGACCACCAGCGGGGAGGTTTACAGGGGCAAACTGATCGAGGCTGAGGACAACATGAACTGCCAG ATGGCAAACATCACAGTCACATACAGGGATGGCCGTGTATCTCAGCTGGAGCTGGTGTATATTCGTGGCAGTAAGATCAGGTTCCTCATCCTTCCCGACATGCTGAAAAATGCTCCTATGTTAAAGAGTATGAAGAACAAAAATCAGGCCGCTGGTGCCGGTCGAGGAAAAGCGGCTATTCTCAAAGCCCAAG TGGCTGCCAGAGGCCGTGGCCGTGGGGGAGGACCAGGACGAGGGAACGTGTTCCAGAAAAGGCGctag
- the LOC128018528 gene encoding protein GUCD1 isoform X1, with translation MNDDVMLNVPVIRQLYHWDCGLACSRMVLEYLHPVSEEEFQRVCLDLEITESVWTIDLAYLMCKLGVRHCFYTQTLGVDKGFRNQSFYKKHFDTEEDRVNELFLRAESKGVLVKKCSVNIQEIQSHLEQGHVAIVLVNAVVLVCELCSTPVKYCCFLPVGQKCFCRKPEYQGHFVVVCGFNRRTGSIFYNNPAYSDRMYREVLTLSLKTPQAHFSMQNIKKHKVKPLNMVKYEFRYLNKCISILFN, from the exons ATGAACG ATGATGTGATGTTAAATGTACCGGTCATCCGGCAGCTGTACCACTGGGATTGTGGCTTGGCCTGTTCGAGAATGGTACTAGA GTATTTACATCCGGTTAGTGAGGAGGAATTTCAGAGAGTGTGTTTGGACTTGGAGATCACCGAAAGCGTGTGGACTATTGATCTGGCTTATCTCATGTGTAAACTGGGGGTCAGACATTGCTTCTACACACAGACGCTCGGCGTGGACAAGGGCTTCAGGAATCAG TCTttctacaaaaaacattttgacaCAGAGGAGGACAGGGTGAACGAACTATTTCTGAGGGCTGAAAGCAAAGGAGTCCTGGTGAAAAAATG CTCTGTTAATATTCAGGAGATCCAGAGCCACCTGGAGCAGGGTCATGTGGCCATAGTGCTGGTCAACGCAGTCGTGTTGGTGTGTGAGCTGTGCTCCACGCCTGTTAAATACTGCTGTTTCCTTCCTGTGGGTCAGAAGTGCTTTTGCAGGAAGCCAGAATACCAGGGCCACTTTGTAGTGGTGTGTGGATTTAACCGCAGAACCGGCAGCATCTTCTACAACAATCCCGCCTACTCAGACCGTATGTATCGTGAAGTTTTGACATTATCCTTAAAGACACCACAAGCACATTTTTCAATGCAAAACATCAAAAAACACAAGGTTAAACCATTGAATATGGTTAAATATGAattcagatatttaaataaatgtatttctatacTTTTTAATTGA
- the LOC128018528 gene encoding protein GUCD1 isoform X2, whose product MNDDVMLNVPVIRQLYHWDCGLACSRMVLEYLHPVSEEEFQRVCLDLEITESVWTIDLAYLMCKLGVRHCFYTQTLGVDKGFRNQSFYKKHFDTEEDRVNELFLRAESKGVLVKKCSVNIQEIQSHLEQGHVAIVLVNAVVLVCELCSTPVKYCCFLPVGQKCFCRKPEYQGHFVVVCGFNRRTGSIFYNNPAYSDRVCCTSFGNFEEARRSYGTDEDILFIYKDG is encoded by the exons ATGAACG ATGATGTGATGTTAAATGTACCGGTCATCCGGCAGCTGTACCACTGGGATTGTGGCTTGGCCTGTTCGAGAATGGTACTAGA GTATTTACATCCGGTTAGTGAGGAGGAATTTCAGAGAGTGTGTTTGGACTTGGAGATCACCGAAAGCGTGTGGACTATTGATCTGGCTTATCTCATGTGTAAACTGGGGGTCAGACATTGCTTCTACACACAGACGCTCGGCGTGGACAAGGGCTTCAGGAATCAG TCTttctacaaaaaacattttgacaCAGAGGAGGACAGGGTGAACGAACTATTTCTGAGGGCTGAAAGCAAAGGAGTCCTGGTGAAAAAATG CTCTGTTAATATTCAGGAGATCCAGAGCCACCTGGAGCAGGGTCATGTGGCCATAGTGCTGGTCAACGCAGTCGTGTTGGTGTGTGAGCTGTGCTCCACGCCTGTTAAATACTGCTGTTTCCTTCCTGTGGGTCAGAAGTGCTTTTGCAGGAAGCCAGAATACCAGGGCCACTTTGTAGTGGTGTGTGGATTTAACCGCAGAACCGGCAGCATCTTCTACAACAATCCCGCCTACTCAGACC GTGTGTGCTGCACCAGCTTTGGTAATTTTGAGGAGGCCAGAAGAAGCTATGGAACTGACGAGGACATTCTGTTCATCTACAAAGACGGTTGA
- the LOC128018527 gene encoding beta-ureidopropionase-like isoform X1, whose protein sequence is MSGKDFESLEKVLETYVPEAERREVRRLLFGKELKKLNLPQSAIDASVEQDFDLKGYVFEASPEQLRPPRTVRVGLIQNKIVLPTDAPVLEQIKALHKRVGEMVDVAAMCGVNIVCFQEAWTMPFAFCTREREPWTEFAESAEDGLTTRFCIQLAKKYNMVVVSPILERDEIHSGTLWNTAVVVSNNGNVLGKSRKNHIPRVGDFNESTYYMEGNTGHPVFQTQFGKIAVNICYGRHHPLNWLMFSIHGAEIIFNPSATVGLLSEPMWPIEARNAAIANHCFTCAINRVGTEFFKNEFTSGDGKKAHHDFGHFYGSSYVAAPDGSRCPGLSRTRDGLLVTEMDLNLNRQVADKWNFKMTGRYELYAEELKNTIQHDFKPNILKE, encoded by the exons ATGTCTGGGAAAGACTTTGAATCGCTAGAGAAGGTTCTGGAGACATATGTACCTGAGGCTGAACGCAGAGAGGTCAGAAGATTGCTGTTCGGAAAAGAGCTGAA GAAGCTGAACCTTCCCCAGAGTGCAATAGATGCTTCAGTTGAGCAAGATTTTGATCTGAAGGGTTATGTGTTTGAGGCTTCTCCAGAGCAGCTCAGACCACCCAGAACTGTCCGTGTGGGACTCATTCAGAACAAGATAGTCTTACCCACCGATGCTCCTGTGCTTGAACAG ATCAAAGCTCTGCACAAGCGTGTGGGGGAGATGGTAGATGTGGCGGCCATGTGTGGGGTCAACATAGTGTGTTTCCAGGAAGCCTGGA CAATGCCTTTTGCATTTTGCACACGAGAGAGGGAGCCATGGACAGAGTTTGCTGAATCAGCTGAGGATGGGCTCACCACACGCTTTTGTATTCAG CTGGCCAAAAAATACAACATGGTGGTGGTGTCTCCCATTTTGGAGAGAGATGAGATTCACAGTGGAACATTGTGGAACACTGCAGTGGTGGTGTCCAATAATGGCAATGTTCTAGGCAAATCACGGAAGAATCACATTCCCCGTGTGGGAGACTTCAATGAG TCCACATATTACATGGAAGGGAACACCGGCCACCCTGTATTCCAGACACAGTTTGGAAAGATTGCAGTTAACATCTGCTATGGCCGACACCATCCTCTCAACTGGTTAATGTTCAGCATACATGGGGCTGAGATCATCTTTAACCCTTCGGCCACAGTTGGATTGCTCAG TGAACCAATGTGGCCGATTGAGGCCAGAAATGCTGCCATCGCAAACCATTGCTTCACCTGTGCCATTAACCGTGTGGGAACG GAGTTTTTCAAGAATGAGTTCACATCTGGAGATGGAAAGAAAG CACACCATGACTTTGGCCACTTTTATGGCTCCAGCTACGTAGCTGCACCTGATGGCAGCAGATGCCCAGGATTATCCAGAACCCGTGATGGCCTGCTGGTGACAGAGATGGACTTGAACCTAAATCGGCAAGTTGCAGACAAATGGAACTTCAAG ATGACTGGAAGGTATGAATTGTACGCAGAAGAGCTCAAAAACACCATTCAGCATGACTTCAAACCCAACATTCTGAAGGAGTGA
- the LOC128018527 gene encoding beta-ureidopropionase-like isoform X2, which translates to MDMLYNETRQPNLRKLNLPQSAIDASVEQDFDLKGYVFEASPEQLRPPRTVRVGLIQNKIVLPTDAPVLEQIKALHKRVGEMVDVAAMCGVNIVCFQEAWTMPFAFCTREREPWTEFAESAEDGLTTRFCIQLAKKYNMVVVSPILERDEIHSGTLWNTAVVVSNNGNVLGKSRKNHIPRVGDFNESTYYMEGNTGHPVFQTQFGKIAVNICYGRHHPLNWLMFSIHGAEIIFNPSATVGLLSEPMWPIEARNAAIANHCFTCAINRVGTEFFKNEFTSGDGKKAHHDFGHFYGSSYVAAPDGSRCPGLSRTRDGLLVTEMDLNLNRQVADKWNFKMTGRYELYAEELKNTIQHDFKPNILKE; encoded by the exons ATGGATATGCTATATAATGAAACTAGGCAACCAAATTTAAG GAAGCTGAACCTTCCCCAGAGTGCAATAGATGCTTCAGTTGAGCAAGATTTTGATCTGAAGGGTTATGTGTTTGAGGCTTCTCCAGAGCAGCTCAGACCACCCAGAACTGTCCGTGTGGGACTCATTCAGAACAAGATAGTCTTACCCACCGATGCTCCTGTGCTTGAACAG ATCAAAGCTCTGCACAAGCGTGTGGGGGAGATGGTAGATGTGGCGGCCATGTGTGGGGTCAACATAGTGTGTTTCCAGGAAGCCTGGA CAATGCCTTTTGCATTTTGCACACGAGAGAGGGAGCCATGGACAGAGTTTGCTGAATCAGCTGAGGATGGGCTCACCACACGCTTTTGTATTCAG CTGGCCAAAAAATACAACATGGTGGTGGTGTCTCCCATTTTGGAGAGAGATGAGATTCACAGTGGAACATTGTGGAACACTGCAGTGGTGGTGTCCAATAATGGCAATGTTCTAGGCAAATCACGGAAGAATCACATTCCCCGTGTGGGAGACTTCAATGAG TCCACATATTACATGGAAGGGAACACCGGCCACCCTGTATTCCAGACACAGTTTGGAAAGATTGCAGTTAACATCTGCTATGGCCGACACCATCCTCTCAACTGGTTAATGTTCAGCATACATGGGGCTGAGATCATCTTTAACCCTTCGGCCACAGTTGGATTGCTCAG TGAACCAATGTGGCCGATTGAGGCCAGAAATGCTGCCATCGCAAACCATTGCTTCACCTGTGCCATTAACCGTGTGGGAACG GAGTTTTTCAAGAATGAGTTCACATCTGGAGATGGAAAGAAAG CACACCATGACTTTGGCCACTTTTATGGCTCCAGCTACGTAGCTGCACCTGATGGCAGCAGATGCCCAGGATTATCCAGAACCCGTGATGGCCTGCTGGTGACAGAGATGGACTTGAACCTAAATCGGCAAGTTGCAGACAAATGGAACTTCAAG ATGACTGGAAGGTATGAATTGTACGCAGAAGAGCTCAAAAACACCATTCAGCATGACTTCAAACCCAACATTCTGAAGGAGTGA